A region of the Drosophila subobscura isolate 14011-0131.10 chromosome J, UCBerk_Dsub_1.0, whole genome shotgun sequence genome:
TTCCCATCTAGGGCCAAGCGGAGAGCAAGAAGCAAGGCAGCAAGTCGCAGCGTCGTCACCTGAATGCCAACGGCAACATTCAGGACATGGCACAGGAGTCTCTGCAGCTACCGCCGCATACCAAAGGCACCGCCATGTCCTTTGGCTTTCGCAAGAAGCTCAATGGCACGCCCAAGAAGCTGAAGAAACTGCtggaaaaccaaaccaattgCCACGCGGCAACAGACACAAAGGACGACAACGGCAATGCGCGTAAGTTCCTCTCTGATTTCTGTTCCTTTTTGGACAGCCATTTAACAATCGTTGGACACGACAGCAGCTACAGCCATTCACTTTGAGAAAGTGGGcgccgccgcagctgccacTTCGACGGCGGCGGGCCAGCGCTTTGGCTACAGAggaggcccaggcccaggcccaggcccgcAGCCTCGGCCCGCCTCCACGGGCTTGTACGGCCACAGCGAGGAGTGCGCAGAGAATGCccgaaataacaacaacaacaacactcagggaggagcaggagcagccagcagcacgcCGCTGGTTAGCAATTGTAAGtacaaaaaggcaaaagaaaaacttcaGCGCCCGCCTCAACTTTtccgctgccctgcccccagTGAAACGTCGCTCCAAGAGCGCACATGCGGCACGCAGCAGCGCCGATGGTGGAGAGCCCAAAATAGCACAGCCCAAGACGCTCACATTCAATCTGAACCAGAACACAACCATCGAGTACCAGCGGCGGCAGTTCTTCGGGGAGATTGCGGATGAACGCGGCGGCACACAGGGGACGCGCTGCAACTACAGCAATCTGGCCAGCATGCACGCGAATGTCATGTGAGTCGGGggcaaccaaccagccagccagccttcCCTCCACCTAATGCTAGCTCCTGTCTGCCCCACAGCGCACGCCCCACGCCCGCCAGCTTTGCCAAGTTTACGCTGCAAACGGTGAGCCTGCCGCGGCCCGAGTATCCCGTGGCCATCAGCCTGACGGCCACCACACCCACCACGCCCAGCGGCAGCGTGCAGTCGCCGGTGCCCAGCCACGCGACGGGTGCCAGGGCCAAGGATACTTGCACCAGCGCGCGGCAGCATCCGCTGACCTCGGTGCACGTGCAGCCCACGCAGCGGCAACTCGACCAGAAGAGCGTCAAGCAGCTGACCAACAACTCCACGCGTCGCGGCTTCTCGGGCAGCCGCGAGATTAGCGCCGATTCGGGCATTGCCAGCCTGGACATGGCCTTGGATTCGGGCAGCTCGGGCAGCAGTTCGGCGGGCTCCAagcgcagtcgcagtcggcCCCGGAATCTGCAGATGGTGATGAGCGGCCGGCACACGTTCGAGGTCAAGGATGTGGACGATCCGCCCTCGAGCGAGTCCAACTCCTTTGTGGAGCCACTGGCGCTGCCCAAGCTGCCCACAGACGGCAGCCAGgcggtgccgctgccgctgctcgggCTGGTGCGCTCCAACACGGTGCTCAGCCGCGAGAGCTACGAGcggcggcaggaggagcagcagcagccggcggagggcaagcccaagcccaagccgaGTGGCTCcgatgagagcgagagcgtggACGAGGAGAAGCTTTATCTAGACTCATCCACCTCCGAGAAGAGTGCCAAGCAGCAGAGTCACTCCTCCGTGTCGAGTTCGTGGCGCTGCCAGTCGTTGGCCGGCGAGTCCCTGGCCGCCAtggactgcagcagcatgagcATCAGCGACAGTCAGGCGCCAGAGGTCGGCAGGGAAAACGAAAGGGAGGAGGACATGTCCCTCGGCCTAGACGAGATTAGTCTCAACCCAACGGACATGCCTTTCAGCACAATTTGTGAGTAGCTCTCGGGTGGGATTATCCTTCCTCTAGTTCATCTCTTGCCCCTCCTTTAGCTTCTCTGACGGAGCCGCCCGCTAAGCAGGAGGCAGCGCCGCTGCTCAACATGCATCTGGTGGACAATCGCGAGGCATCGCCGCGTCCGCGCTCCTTCAACAATGCGCTCAACGAGTCCAAGTTCGCggagctggcgctggccagcagcagctgcctcctgctgGACGATGAGACCTCGCCCACGGACAGCCTGGTGAGCAGCACCGAGGACTCGGAGGAGGCGGGCGGCAAGCTCAAGAAGCACAAACTGAACGAGGAGCGCCAGCAGAaggacatcgacatcgacatcgacattgACATTGATGAGATCTCGCCGCtgctcgagctggagctggacacGGGCTGCGGCAGTCCCGTCTCCCCCGGCACGCCCACCCATGCCTCGCACTCGCTGTCGCTGGGCTCGGACTGTGGCAACCTGATCGATGACGAGATCGCCGACCAGCCGGCGCTGCTGTGCAACAGCGAGGCCCACGAGGTGGCCACCGACACGCCCACGCTGATGGAAACGCACACCGGGTCGCTGCGCTCGCTGAAGAGCCAGTCGAAGGCACGCACCGCCCTGCAGCAGGCCATCGAGCTGAGTCTGCGCACGCCCATGGCCGTGCGGCAGGCGGTGCTGGATCGCGCCGAGTCGCTGGACACCCTCTCGCCCTGCGAGTCCATCTGCTCCGACGATCTCATGATGGACTTTGACATGAACAGCAGCGTGGACTCCATTGATCACATGGCGCCCGTGTCGggtcgcagtcgcagtggcTCGGATCTGCATCGCATTGGCGTCGAAATGGATCCCGCGCAGGCAGAGGCCGAGGCTGAGCTGCTCTCCGAGATGGAACGCAACGGCAGCGATGTCATGAAGGAGCTCAACTCGCTGCTgcgcggcaggcggcagcgtGGTGGCGCCAGGGAGCGCATCAGGTGAGTGTTTCCCCCCACCCCAATACCCACTCCCCGAACGTAACGGAACTGTGGCTAATGGAATCGTGATGCTTTGTGCGCGCTCTCCTTGCTGGCACTTGGCTGGCAGCCAACGAGTGTCCGTCCGAATTATTATTAAgtgcactctccactctccacttcactctccacttcactctccacttcactctccactccactctcttccCTGTCCCGTTTCCACTTGATTCTGCATTGCGCTGTGGTCTGGCAAAGTCACTGAGTAAATCAATCAGCAGCCTGCTCTGCCGCCCCTactctttttcgctttttttcgctctctttctatctttgGTTGCTAGACTTCCGCCGGCCGGCAAGCGATTAACCCTAGAAAGGCGCGTCTTTCCGAATGTAAAAGAATATGTGACTTTAGGTTctaaaattgaaataatttattgtatAATATCTGGGgtatgaaatttaatttaaattattatgcaaatattttcttagtTTTATGTGATTCtaaatgaatatatattttttttcaaagAATTATTTGTATTCTCTATTTTCCACTCATTACACCCACTTGTTCTTCCTAGTGTTAATTTTCACCGTCACAGCCAGACATGCATATGccttaattaattcattcccAAAGTAAACAGCAAGCAGAAACATCATCAGCACACAGCGCCGTATTTGCTCACCCTTAGCGACACCCTGGGGttaagcaaatgcaatttgattttttgccGACTCAGAGCTTAGGCATCGCCATGTCTCCTACCCCAGTGCCAACCCAAAGGGGCACGCCCTTTTGCCAATGCATTTGtaatgggaaaatggaaattgaaattgaaattagcCCAAAattagacagacagacagacatcagTGGCACAGGTTGGAGCAGTGAAATAAAACCCCGCAATGATTGCAgttatttctgtgtgtgtgtttgcccaaaAGGTTACTCCATTCCAACCATTCCCACTGCTAGGTCCCGTTGCACCATGCACgaagggggagagagaggagagaggacaACTCTGTGTGGGCTACAAGCAAAGCCAAGACCGAAACCAAAGGCAACGGCACTTGGCATTTTGAGGCAATTGTCTTTGGATTGGATCCCTCTttcgcgctctctccctctctctctcgctctgcagGGGAGCCAGCTCCGGTCCGGGGGCCTGGCCAAATCGTGGTCGTAGTTAAGATAACATTTTGACTTTGGCCTGAGACTTGATGGCGAGTGCCGCATTCTTTTGTcatggcaacggcaatgcAAAGGCTACAACAACGGCAACCGGCAACGGCACGACATCCACGACAACCCATCGACGGAGTCGttttctggctctggcctaAAAGTTGGAAAAACTTTATTGCGCCccgccatgccatgccaggccatgccatTGCCATGTGCACTGGAAGGAAAAATCAATTGTCTGGCAGTGGAgggggaggtggaggtggaggagggaTACTGATACTCGCATGAACCTGTTTTCTCCCAGCCAAGAGCCAAATAACTGCAAAAATGCCGCTGGCCTTCtcaggttttgttttttgcctgcACATGCGTCGGGACATTGGCTTTCCttgcttgccacttgccactgcaCTTTCCTTGCCACTCACTCACCAAGCAGCATGCAGCGTGCACCAtgcgatccgatccgatccgatccgatccgatacACGAATTAGAAGGCACTCCAACCTAAGGCCATAAATAAACAGCTGCGCAAAATCCATTCAGCGGCAAGCCACTCGATAATCCACCAGTCCAAGCAGTTCCCAGAGCCCATATGCAAAATCTTATGAGAGCCCACACTTGTGGCTTAACCTTGAGACTGTGTTAGGCATGAGTCACTCTCTCGCGACCCGCTCACCCGGCTCACAACTGCTGAGTAAGCCATCGCCGCAACAGACTCAATCGCCCATGATCATCGGCTCTCCACACTCAGCCAGAAAGTGCAgtgaaggcaaaaaaaaagaatagtTCCATTGTGATCGTTGCAGCCGGAATGCTGCATAAATATTGTGGCTGTTGccattgtctgtctgtccgcccaGGAGAGCTTTCTTTTCTAACGGAGATAGAAGCAGACAAGACCAGACCAGCCcagaccacaccacaccacttGCCCACAttcttgcactgcttgcacagCTTGCTTTATCTcttgcggctgttgctgcagctgctgctcgctggctgTTGCGTTGCTTGCTGGAACGTGGTGGCAACGAAACattggcaacaacagcaaccaaagcACAGTGGCGCGGAATGTGGAATTTGTGTGTAAAGGGAAGAGAGCAAGAAAGCTTTCGGTTTAGCTGGAATATAAACATTTGGGGTAAATAAAATGATCGAAGAAGATgtcagtgtaaataaaatatttgcatacatattgTAATTTCTGCCACAACAATTTTCACTGCTCGCTTCTCCACTTTGTGCCACTGTAGCCGCTATGCTTTTTCGTATCACTACCATTCCACACCGTTCCCATTAGCTCCACGCTGGGCttgctggctgtctggctcCAACTTCAACCAACTTCGATACCAACTTCAACTTTAGTATTAAACAAGATCTCAAAGCGCGCGGTTCACTTCGGAACGGTACGATTCCTTCggctcagtctcagtctcgtCTCTGTAGAATAATAAATTAAGCTCGTACTTTGTTGTGAGACCCAATCCCCAACCCTCTCGGGCAACAATCAGCTTGTGGTTCTGCTCAATCAATTCAATCTGATTGTGTGTACAAATTGTGCAAGAAACGTTGTGCGAAGAGCGCGTGGGAGCCCCGCAGCATTAATTGCGTTGTTAAtaaccaaaaagaagagacgcgagagagaggcacatAACAAAGAGCAGCAACCCAAAACAAGAGCCAGTGACCGCAGAGCCAGGCggttggtgtttttttttggcattcgtCGCCTCTATCGATACGCACTGCTGCCTCTTCCATGCCACAGATAGGCCAACCGGAGCCACCAGCACAGACAACAGCTTCAACGTTTATAACAAAAGACAAGCCGCGGGCACAAGTGTCAATGGAACAGGCCAACCATCCATAAAAGAAATCATTCCACTTAGGCTGGAACTGCGACCGACTCGAATTCGGATTCGGACTCTGGCTCTCAAGTGAGTAAAAGGTAGAGGGAAAGATATTCAAACCCCCAGCGGCACTGTGGTAGCCAAAGTGGGTGATGATTTCCGCTCTAAGCGTTGCGTAATTTGATATGCAACCcggtggcaagtggcaggggTACGTTCAGCTGTGCGGGGCACACAATGTGAATGACGCTGGAAAGTGTGtcacatgcaaatgcagagcGAAGCGGTGGCAACCTTTTTGGGTAAATCTTTGTTGGAATTTGATGCCATAAACGTAACAATTACAGATAtcagagatacacacaccATTCCATTTGGTAGCTGCTTTGGCCCCTTTTATGGCTTTGGAAGCCACTTCAAGTTCAGTTGCATTTTGCGGCGCGTTCAGGTTTAGCCGGGGCCCACGGATTCGGTTGCcatcttcctgctgctgttgctggcatGCATAATTCAACAGAGAAGaacatttgccacacacagaaatccAAGCCACAGACATAAGCTGGCTATACGGCAAGAGCTTCAAGAACCCCAGCCCCATCGAGTGCAAatacaaagatacagataggctgctgctgctgtctcggCTGCTACCTACCTAACtacctgtctgtctgtctgtctgtcgttctgtctctctgtatcCCCCCTTTTGGCTTCCATCGTTGATCATCTGCGGGAACTGCGcgctgtggcatgccacagatacacactGTCGGATGCCCATCTCGAGACtcgtctctctccctgtctccaTGTGTGAGAATGTTggttatttctttattttttatggccattacCATTACTGGCGTTACGTGCTCTAcccccatccatccaaccattcCGCATCAGTCCATCATTCCCCACCATTACCCCTCCATCCTGCATTGCGCTCTAATGAAGCtgcctttccatttccatttcctttttcCTCTTCATTTATGCaagcaaaacttttgtctGTCTTTAAAGGTCTATGACTCATTCCCTTTTGCATTCCCCATCCCAACCATTCCGCTTGATGGAGATAAAGATCTCTGCAtgccgctctctcactctctttctccctctctcgtttGCCATCTCCACCTCAGACTCCTCTCTGACAAATGACGTTTTGTCGCACAAATTGATAAGTGCCGTTAGGAAGTGGAGTTCGAGTAATGCATGTCaacgcctctgcctctgccaatGTTACCCCCTGTCAATGTTCCACTGGTTGCCGCatgattgtgattgtgattgctTGTCATTGTTGGCCGTTAGCAGTAGGCAgttggctctttggctcttaCCTGTTGGCGGTTAACAGTTGCAGTCACCGCCACACAGCACGACAGACAGCGGTAGCAGCTACGGGCAGCCGTGCAGTTGTCCAAGTTAGCGACAGTTGCCGTTGGCGTTGCCGTTGGCTGTAGCGCACGCGTGGAGTCATCACAAAATGAGACAGATaaatgcagacacacaaatgcacacagCTGTGGGGTACGGGCAGGTGCGTAGACAAAAGGGGACGCTGCAAATGCAACTAATAAACTGCCAAGAGAGCGATCTGCTTGTACGCAGATTTTGTTCCATTTCTAAACGGGCATTCCTCGCTCTTTGTGTGCCAATAAAACTTCAATCAATATTCCATTAAATATGACATTTGACCCAAGTAAATCCTCCCCTTTTGGCACTACCTCGTTTATTAATGTTTTATGTTGTGTTAATGGAGctgtggaaaatgcatttgttgctgctgctgttgccacctgctgctgcaatgaCGAGCATTTTGTCGTCTAACAattgcgtttttgttttcttcacaGTGCGAAATATCCGGCGCTGCTCAGACAAATAACATTGAATGAGTGCAGGGCGGAGTGGAGAGTGTAGAGAATGAGTAGAGTAgagtgtggagagtggagtggagagtggagtgggtaTTGTAGCTCTTTGAGTGGTGCGCATTGTTTTGACTTGAGTGGATCTCCCACCTCGCCACCTCGTGCTTGATTGCTGCATTCATATTCATAGTTATTCATACTGCATTCATTATTCACTGCATTCATTGTGCTCGTACAAAACAACATAAAGTTGGCGTGCgaaaaatccccaaaaaaagCATGTGGAATATTTGtatgtctctttctctctctttgtgtgttcGAGCTCTTTAGCAAAGTGCacctgtgtttgtgtgtgtgtttgtgtttatgaTTTGGACACACaataatgtaaaatgtaaacaataattgctttttgtttggcaagCCAGCCACGAGTTGTATCCATTTGAACTTTTTTTGCTTGGGTTACTTGTACaacaaaattgaacaaaaaagcgaaaagcataaaccaaaaaccgaaaaccacaACGAAGTGCAGGCTCCAATGCGCCTCCATTGGATTACGCAATTCCGAGCTGATTGTTGATGttttattgatatttaatcAGTTTGATTACGAGCTGTACTAATGAATGAGTTAAGGCTGAGCTTGCAGactcaaaattcaattgattaatgaattaaaatgATGATACAGCAGACCCACCTATAGCTATGCCACCCGCTGAGAATTCCTCCAATTAAAGTGTAGAATTTATGCCACAGAAACCCCCCGTTGAAGCGCTGTCCATTTGCTACAAAAGAAGGCAACTTTCTGCCATAAAGAATCACTCGAAGCTCTCAGCACTTTCATCTGCAGCCGAGCTCTACCGAAACTTCAATTTGCTTATGCCCCAGATTCCCccagcaaacaattttcttggcatttcgtggagcaaaaaacaacaacataaaaaatgCACTAAAACAAAAGAGTTATTTGCAAAAATTCCAAAAGTCTGTGCCAGTTTCTGTCTCCAGCGACGACCACTTTTGCTTTCCTcaaattggttttattttcttgtggGAAATTCATTCGTGAGCTGCTcgaattaatttcattttcgtaATGGGAATGGATACGCCAGCGGCAAATGAAATATCCATGATGGAGCTTCGAATTATTATGAAGACAAAAAGCCCATTAACCTTTGGTCAGGGTCTGGGTCGGACTTTGGGAATGGAGCATCGAAAAACtatcaaatgaatgaatgaatttttggCTGGCATTAATAGCTGTACGTTTTTCAACAGTTTGTATAAATTATGCCGTGAAATTTTTTTGAACATTGCGCGCATGTGTAAGAGGGGAGAGCAGCCCACTCCCCCCCCGGAGCTACAACTCTAAGTGCACGCAACAGTTGCCTCGCGACTATCACTATCCaccagctgaagcagcagcagtagtgcCTCTTGGAtttatttgcagcagcagcagcagcagcagccagcattcATGTCAAAGTTATCTTAATGGCCCATTGACAACTGCCAGGCAGTGGCTGCTACCTTTGCCTGTGCCCTCATCAATGGCATTCACTTTCATTGCGGCCACGTTAATTGAAAGTGCACTAAACTAATtaaaaggcagaaaaagagTACGAAGCCAACACCCCAAAGAGCGCCCTCTCCGGGGCTAGTGCTGCATAACTCGTCAAAGTCTCCACACAGCTGTTCGGGGATCTGCGCATGTCCCGATTGTGTCATTTGCCGCAGggccaacacaacacacaacaaaacacacagcaagCAACATGGACGAGGAGCTGGCTGTAAATTCCTAGCTAGAAATAGAAACTGGATTTGTGGAACAATGTCCGAGGCGGCGGATACTTCCAGCAAATTGTCGCCCAAGGGTGTGCGTCGCGTTCGCACCGATCTGAAGACATCGGAGAATGTGTTCCTGGGCAGCGTCAGGCCTCCACGAAAAACCTCACCCATGGCCATCAAGAGCCACCATcagcatcgtcatcatcattattgtCACTGTGCGCCACCGTTTGTGGCGAGCAGTGCGCCGCAGCCAAGTGAAACATATCAACATCTCAGGTGGTGGCAAGACACTCCCCTGACTGCCTTCCATCAAGGTCCTTTCTGAGTCATTCCGTTACTCATGCTTGTGCCTCTTTTCAGCGCCCAACTGCCAGCGCGTGCCACGCGGCTGCTCAATCGTTCGCGGCtgcaggaccagcagcagctgacgggCCACGACTCGGACAACAGCCTGCGGTCAAGCCACAGCGGcggagctgcagcggcagtgcgCAAACGGAGCACGGCCAATTCACGCGCCTCCACGGCCTCATCCACGTCCAGTCTGCCGCGCCAGCgacagccacagaggcagcaccagcagcagcaaccaggcGGCACTGCCTCGGGTGGCTGTGGCCTAAGGGTGCGCGGTTTGGGTAGCGGCGAGCTGCACAGCTCCTCGGACGATCTGATGTTGTATGACAAGTCATTCCGGAATGCCATGATCCAGGATGTGCTGCAGTTcaagaagcagctgctgcgactgcggcgcATCCTACAAGAGGTGAGTGAGGAGTCCTCCCAAGAGCTGTTTAAGAattttcgttttccatttcattcatggcacacacaccacacaacacacttCACCATTCAACCACTTGCACGAACCACTTAGGAGtctgattttgatttgaaaagGGTACGTTATGAGCTCTATTTTGTGTATCATTTCATTTGGGGAATAAACTCATGCCTGGCAACCTTCAGTAACACTTTCATGTCCATTCTTTCACAGACGGAAACCCTGAATCCCTTTGAGAATGATAATCTACAATTGTTTGCCGCCTGTGGGCTGGATAGCAAGCAGCTGAATGACATCGATTTGGCCAGCCTCACCTCGTCCACGACGGAGGATCCATTGCAGGAGTTAACGGATCTACGTAGACAGGTGGTTTACCTTCAGGTATTTGCacgttttttgcatttcgttcgCCCGATTAGATCACTGGAtaagacaacaaaacaaacaagaaactaaaataaaagcagGACACGCTCatactataaatatttctattgctgttgttgttcttaaATGTTTATTAGATACATGGAAACATATCCATGTGGCATGTACAAATACTATGACAAATATTCAGCAGAAATACTCAATATATAATCAAACTTTTTGCTTACTTAATTATCTACTCGTAAACGTAATTTTACATTCCGCACTTTGATTTTgcaaacacagaaaacacacacagaaaaatgccacaaaagtcTTGCAGTtttagctgttgttgtgtttgatTCATGGATTAATATGCTTCGATTGTTGCACACAATCAAAGCATGACAATCCAAATCTCAGTTATATTTATGCCTAGCAAGTTTATACTCGTCTAGCTATGATTTTGTTTACTCTCTTCTGGCGTAGTTCTTGTATTTGCCTAGTGACCTTTAATGACTCGCTACACAACACTGAACCTCTCATTaacgtttctctctctcttctctctttgtgtcGCTGTTTGGCAGGGTCAAGTCGATGATCGTGATCGCACCATACGCCTGCAGCGCGATCTCATTGAACAATTGGAGGCCGAGAAGCGGCTGCAACAGgttgctggcagcagcagcgacgctgCCAACAAGGAGCTCATCAGCATGGCCACCCAAACGGAGCGGGTaagcaaaacacacagcacacacccacactcccaCTCTAAGTgttgcacaacaacaacaattgactaACCGAAATCTGTCGTATGTATTTCTATTTTCAATTCCAACTCCAATTTGGATTCCACTTTCACAGACACGACCACTTGCCATTGGTGCGGAGGGTTTGTCCAGGTAGGCCATACATCCATTCCAgacatttatgtttatttccATCTATCTTGCGATTttctattttcaatttttggtttacatttgtgtgtaattttttgtgttatttgttgctgttgtctgttgtaatttttttggtgGGTTTTCATCAGAGACCACAAAAGCCGCAGGCTGTGGGCCGCAGCTTAACAAAACTTTAACAAAATGCTGCCagctgatgttgttgcttttgttgctattgctgctgcttaatgTTGGCTTGCAGTCTCGGTTTCGGCGTTCAGCTTCATGGTCCGTTGGTGGCATGCAAATCAGCTCGTAGCCTGGCCACTTTCCTGCCGCCTGTTGACGTtaatggcaacaaattgcaattggagCAGTCTAATTAGACAGCCAGTAgctcaaagcagcagcagcagttggaatttaattttgttttttgcatttcccaATTGACTAACAATAGACCGACCCACTTGAGACGCTAAGCGGAGAGCCTTAAACCCATGATTAACCAATGTGAATCTCTCTTACTCTTTTACACTCTCTAATGCCTGCCATGGAATACACAACACTTTTAACTAACACTTAACAACACTTTTTCCCCCCACACAATAATGCAATCATTTATAGACTACAATTTGGGG
Encoded here:
- the LOC117895871 gene encoding uncharacterized protein LOC117895871 isoform X1 — translated: MGKCVSRQSAPPLPRITAPDDAAHRQSALRLSRCQPDLEQAHMWPQIWQQLTASSENTATAEEQAAFYDQNRRLEEAIESLYNEEQQQEQQQELQLELKQFLLQELLPAAAKQRQDTPAAAAAAAAVGTQNKGCLAAGNGNGNETGDEGQAESKKQGSKSQRRHLNANGNIQDMAQESLQLPPHTKGTAMSFGFRKKLNGTPKKLKKLLENQTNCHAATDTKDDNGNAPATAIHFEKVGAAAAATSTAAGQRFGYRGGPGPGPGPQPRPASTGLYGHSEECAENARNNNNNNTQGGAGAASSTPLVSNLKRRSKSAHAARSSADGGEPKIAQPKTLTFNLNQNTTIEYQRRQFFGEIADERGGTQGTRCNYSNLASMHANVIARPTPASFAKFTLQTVSLPRPEYPVAISLTATTPTTPSGSVQSPVPSHATGARAKDTCTSARQHPLTSVHVQPTQRQLDQKSVKQLTNNSTRRGFSGSREISADSGIASLDMALDSGSSGSSSAGSKRSRSRPRNLQMVMSGRHTFEVKDVDDPPSSESNSFVEPLALPKLPTDGSQAVPLPLLGLVRSNTVLSRESYERRQEEQQQPAEGKPKPKPSGSDESESVDEEKLYLDSSTSEKSAKQQSHSSVSSSWRCQSLAGESLAAMDCSSMSISDSQAPEVGRENEREEDMSLGLDEISLNPTDMPFSTISSLTEPPAKQEAAPLLNMHLVDNREASPRPRSFNNALNESKFAELALASSSCLLLDDETSPTDSLVSSTEDSEEAGGKLKKHKLNEERQQKDIDIDIDIDIDEISPLLELELDTGCGSPVSPGTPTHASHSLSLGSDCGNLIDDEIADQPALLCNSEAHEVATDTPTLMETHTGSLRSLKSQSKARTALQQAIELSLRTPMAVRQAVLDRAESLDTLSPCESICSDDLMMDFDMNSSVDSIDHMAPVSGRSRSGSDLHRIGVEMDPAQAEAEAELLSEMERNGSDVMKELNSLLRGRRQRGGARERISAQLPARATRLLNRSRLQDQQQLTGHDSDNSLRSSHSGGAAAAVRKRSTANSRASTASSTSSLPRQRQPQRQHQQQQPGGTASGGCGLRVRGLGSGELHSSSDDLMLYDKSFRNAMIQDVLQFKKQLLRLRRILQEESDFDLKRTETLNPFENDNLQLFAACGLDSKQLNDIDLASLTSSTTEDPLQELTDLRRQVVYLQGQVDDRDRTIRLQRDLIEQLEAEKRLQQVAGSSSDAANKELISMATQTERTRPLAIGAEGLSRSKPEYTSYTTHFPMLHLHDSTLAATTIIRHHQQQHHQEEKEKEQCPTLSQTRRHTIISTTLTNYNQQLAAAATYPSTPRRASIGWDTPAEASNSYKPVRITLIGDPLPLPLQNGSCKSASKSSSSLSLPGSAAQNGVKMRYPNGCQSAKMKASNGQHYQPLYNSNKMTSPTVTIV
- the LOC117895871 gene encoding uncharacterized protein LOC117895871 isoform X6 codes for the protein MDECDNPVVVTLAAQHGEVEQQQSADINDKKANQQAAVTDTAAAAAAAETETEEEQQEQEEAALNAEVEAVIMGQAESKKQGSKSQRRHLNANGNIQDMAQESLQLPPHTKGTAMSFGFRKKLNGTPKKLKKLLENQTNCHAATDTKDDNGNAPATAIHFEKVGAAAAATSTAAGQRFGYRGGPGPGPGPQPRPASTGLYGHSEECAENARNNNNNNTQGGAGAASSTPLVSNLKRRSKSAHAARSSADGGEPKIAQPKTLTFNLNQNTTIEYQRRQFFGEIADERGGTQGTRCNYSNLASMHANVIARPTPASFAKFTLQTVSLPRPEYPVAISLTATTPTTPSGSVQSPVPSHATGARAKDTCTSARQHPLTSVHVQPTQRQLDQKSVKQLTNNSTRRGFSGSREISADSGIASLDMALDSGSSGSSSAGSKRSRSRPRNLQMVMSGRHTFEVKDVDDPPSSESNSFVEPLALPKLPTDGSQAVPLPLLGLVRSNTVLSRESYERRQEEQQQPAEGKPKPKPSGSDESESVDEEKLYLDSSTSEKSAKQQSHSSVSSSWRCQSLAGESLAAMDCSSMSISDSQAPEVGRENEREEDMSLGLDEISLNPTDMPFSTISSLTEPPAKQEAAPLLNMHLVDNREASPRPRSFNNALNESKFAELALASSSCLLLDDETSPTDSLVSSTEDSEEAGGKLKKHKLNEERQQKDIDIDIDIDIDEISPLLELELDTGCGSPVSPGTPTHASHSLSLGSDCGNLIDDEIADQPALLCNSEAHEVATDTPTLMETHTGSLRSLKSQSKARTALQQAIELSLRTPMAVRQAVLDRAESLDTLSPCESICSDDLMMDFDMNSSVDSIDHMAPVSGRSRSGSDLHRIGVEMDPAQAEAEAELLSEMERNGSDVMKELNSLLRGRRQRGGARERISAQLPARATRLLNRSRLQDQQQLTGHDSDNSLRSSHSGGAAAAVRKRSTANSRASTASSTSSLPRQRQPQRQHQQQQPGGTASGGCGLRVRGLGSGELHSSSDDLMLYDKSFRNAMIQDVLQFKKQLLRLRRILQEESDFDLKRTETLNPFENDNLQLFAACGLDSKQLNDIDLASLTSSTTEDPLQELTDLRRQVVYLQGQVDDRDRTIRLQRDLIEQLEAEKRLQQVAGSSSDAANKELISMATQTERTRPLAIGAEGLSRSKPEYTSYTTHFPMLHLHDSTLAATTIIRHHQQQHHQEEKEKEQCPTLSQTRRHTIISTTLTNYNQQLAAAATYPSTPRRASIGWDTPAEASNSYKPVRITLIGDPLPLPLQNGSCKSASKSSSSLSLPGSAAQNGVKMRYPNGCQSAKMKASNGQHYQPLYNSNKMTSPTVTIV